The genomic segment ATTGAGCTAaaattgaaacttgagggaccgattgACACGTGGACAACTTGTGACATGTAGGATTGATAAATGTCAGATTTTAAGTGGTTCGATTTGTCAGCTAGGCTCCACGTAGGATAAAACTAACGCTGTTAGTGGTGAGGGACTAATTTCATCTCATATGGTAAACGTTTAGGTTCTCAAATTTCATTCAAAAGTTCAGGGATTTTTGAGACGAGAAAAGGAAACCATGAATATGGTTTGGCCTTTACTATATACTCTCTCCGTCCCAAATTAGATGCTAATTTAGGAGATTTTATACAAATCAAGAAAAAATAATTATAAGCTCATTTTTCACCATATTTGTGATTGTATAGACTAAAAAACCCTCATGAGGATATACGGGTGAAGATGGAGAAGTTGGTGAGAGAGAGTGAATGGGGACATGATGGTAAAGATGGTGAAATGGTGAgagtataatggaaaatataattaATGTTTCTTAAACTTATCAAAATTTACAtctaatttataataaaaattatatttatattaacatctaATTTAAAATGAAagaaatagtactaataatattgatattaaaaaaAAAGGTACAAGTAATATTGTAAGGCTTTCTAAATATATATGCTCTTTATAAATAAATTTAAAAAAGATTCTTTATTATGATAAATTTATCTTTTAAAAAAATTGATGGAAAAAAAAAGTCTCAGGGGGTGGCTGTACGATGCCGGCGAAGTTAACAGTTGAAAACAAAAAACATAGGCTGACCGTATAGCTTGTTAAGTTTGGAAACTGATTTACGTATGTCATTCGGTACACAGACAAAAAAAGCTCAAAAGCCAAACTTAAACTTTTCCCCTTTCCAACTACGTACGTACACATCGCGCCCACAACCATTCAAATCCCAAGTAACGGTAACAAATATAAacctctttttttttatatatcatatacagtagtatttttattttttaagttCAATTTTATCAAATACTGTAAGTATGTGATAATGATTTTTTGAGTTAATTGTGATTATATTCCATCAGACTCAAATTAAATGTAAATATTTGTGATTTTACATAAATATAAAAACTTTCATATAAActcatttaaaaatataattatgattgtagaaattaaaatatacttataattgTAACTAATAATTAAATGCATGAGAGAAGATTGTGAAGTTAGTAGAGTTGGTACATGATGGTAAAATTGAtaaacataattaatatttttttaaactaGTCAAAATTTGCATATAATTTGATACAACAATTTATGTTTATGTATGCATTTGGGATGGAGGGAGCATGATTATGAGCTTCATCTATACCTTATGAAATCGAATAGATTTTGTTTACAACGAGTGATCTGTTCGTGATCTTTGATATTTTAGTTCAACGCAATGAATTTGAGTACTGACAGGGAAAGGACTTTCGGAAGGATCGAGCCCGAGAGTGAGTCCCACGGATCGGCATGGAGAGGGTCGTTCAAGGATAGAGCCTGACCTTCATGGTCAGCTCCGAGACCCTTAGACAGAGACCGATGGAGACACCGTCTTGGCACGGGTCTTCGGCCTCCCTCTCCTGACCATCTCGACCTACCACTCTAGGGCAAAATGGTAATTTTCGGATAAGCCCTAGTGACTCCCAATAAATAGCCCGTGACATGATATTTGTCACATCATCTGATTGCTCGCAACTTTAGCTCACTAGCTCGGTTCCGTACACTCTTTATTTATCACTAGAGACACATTACACAAGCATACACCAATCGACACCTCTTGGCTCCGAGACTAGTGTCCACGCCTACAGACATAAAATAGCTATTGGCCTCTACGTGAGCCTAGCTAGCCTGGATAGGCCGTAACGCTCAACCACTCTCTTCAAAATCCTCCTCCTCTTAAATCAAGTACAAATACAAACCATACAAGAAGCACGTGCTCCTCACCACTTTCTATAATCCATCCGTGAACGAATCATTTGGCGCCGACCGTGGAGATAGAGGGTTTCAAGTCTTTTTAATGATTCAAGTTATTTTCTTGGTCAGGCTAGCATTTTCGCGTATGAGAAATGCCGCCTAGGAACCGATCTGAGGTGGTACGTCCTGACGAAGGCCGAGAGGTCGAGCGCACCTAGGTCGCCGCTCCCTCTCCGCGTCGTCCGTCGCTGCGACCGACCAACTGCCGGAATCGTGAGGTTGCCGATGCAGAACCCCAATTGTTTCTCGCAACACTGATGATGTGAACAATCTGTCCCGTCGTATCGAAGACCCAGTTCGATCACCTTTTGGAAGATCGACCTCCCTCGAAGTCGAGTCTGTCGCTCTCTCAGACGAACGACCTAGACACTTGTCCTACCCAGTTATACTCTAGAAGGCCTACCTTGGCTGGAGAGTCCTCTAGAAGACCCCCGGTGGCTTCACGCGCCGGCGGAGACCTCCGTGATGACTTGAATACTCGGCGTCAGGCTAACTCTCGGGATCACCTTCGTGACCCTAGATAAAGATAGTTCGAAGTCAGAGTACCCGTCAAGGTTTGACAAGTACACTCGTTGAATGCACCACAAAGCCGAATTCTTATGCTATTCAAGAGTCTCCCCTGATACCATTCGTTACCCAAAACCGATAAGAACGGGTGCGAATAGGAAGCAGTCAGACTCATACTGTTAGTTCCATAAGGACTATGGTCATACAACGGATGAGTGCTAACAGATTAAGGACGAGATCGAGTGGCTCATCCAACATGGAAAACTCGACTCTTTTGCAAAAGATGGTCGTGAGGCACAAGGAAAGGGTCCGATCAAATTAACAACGGGCAAAAGAACGACAACCGCCGAGGAAAAGGCAAGAAAGCCGACAAAGAGAAGACTCCTCCCTCAGAGGTCGACACACCCCAAGGCGGAGGAGTAGTGCATGTAATAGCTGGTGAAGAGTTCAGAATGAGTaacaaaaagaagaaagaaaaggtcCGGGAGGTTATGTCTATCGCCATCCCTCAGAAGAAGAGGAAGGTTTCGGCTCATATCCCGACTATTGGCTTTTCAGACGAAGATCTGACCAATGTGCTATACCCCCATTCCGACCCTTTGGTCGTGACTATGAAGATATCATTTACCGATGTATGGAGGATCTTAATCGACTATTGGAGTTCTGTTGACATCCTCTACTACCATGCTTTCAAGAAGATGGGATTCGCCGACAGACACCTTGCCCCCTCTCCCGGACCCATTTATGCCGTAACCCATATTGAAGTACCTATCGTCAGCACCATTAAGCTGCTTGTAGTACTTGGATCGGGCAATCAAAAGGTCACTCAATTCATCAATTGGCTCGTTATCAAAGGCTTGGCTTACTATAATGGGATCTTTGGCCGAGAAGGCATAGCCTCATTCCGAGGGGTAGCTTCATTTCTGTACCAAGCATTCAAATTCCCTACTCCGATTGGCATCGGAGTAGTTCGAGGGAACCAAAAGGCAGCCCGAGAGTGTCATCTGGCCACTCTTAAATCCGACAAGCATCGAGAGCACCACGAGTTGGTAATATCGGGCTCTCTCGTCAAGCCAGTCGGCTCGAGCCCATCAGGATCGAAGGAAAGCAGGTCAAGGCAGAAGGACGATCCCTCTGATAAAGGAAAGCAGAAAATTGCGGCTCCACACTAGCAATAGACTTTGATGCGCGAGATGATTTCACTACGCCTCGTGCCGAGCCAATGAAAGAACTCGTGCCCGTCCGCCTCGTAGACCATGAACTCGAGAAGATAACCTCATCGGATCCGAGCTCTAAGGTCAGCTCCTGACAATTTAATCGACTTCCTGAGAACAAACAATGATGTCTTCGCTTGGTCCCGGCCGATATACCAGGGATCGACCCGTCACGCAAGCTGACCAAGCAGAAGAAGAGGGCTTGCGGCCCTAATAGACAAGTTGCAATTGATGAAGAGGTCGACAAGCTTCTCCAAGTGGGCTTTTTCGACGAAATCCAATACCCGGAATGGATCTCCAACCCGGTAATAGTAAAGAAATAGAATGGGAAATGACGAATTTGCATTGACTTCAGGGATCTAAACGATGCATGTCCAAAGGATCACTGTCCCCTTCCAAGGATAGATATCTTAATCTATGCCATGGCCGGACATGAGCTCTTGAGCTTTATAGATGCCTTTTTTGGGCTACAACCAAATCCTTATGCTCTTGTCAGAGTGCCGAAGGTGTCCTTCATAACCGATAAAGGGCTCTACTGCTAGATTGTCATGCCATTCGGCCTCAAGAACCGCGGGGGCAACATATCAGAGATTGGGAAATAAGATCTTCAAATCTCAAATTGGCAGGAATATGGAGGTTTATATCGATGACATGCTTGTCAAGAGTGTCCAAAAGGAAGACCACATCGCTGATCTCGCCGAGTCATTCTCTATGCTACGCTAGTACCGCATGAAATTGAACCCCGCCAAATGCGCTTTCGGAGTAAATCGGGCAAAGTTCTCGACCTCATGGTCTCTCAAGATGGAATCGAGGCGAACATCGACAAAATTCGTGCCATAATGGACATGGCCAAGCCAACTGACAATAAAGGTGTTCAACGCCTAACAGGTCAGATTGCTGCTCTCGGCCAGTTCATGTCGCGATCGAGAGATAAATGCTTACCTTTCTTCAACGCTTTGAAGAGGGCTTTTGAGTGGACTCTAGAGTGCCGAGAGGCCTTCCAAGAGCTGAAACGCTACTTAGTGTCGCCTCCTCTACTAGACAAGCCGACCGTTGGTGAGCCTTTGTTCATGTATCTCACCGTCTCCGAGGTGGCGGTCAGTGTCGTGCTTTTCAAAGAGGAAGGCGGTGCCGGAAGCCTATTTACTATGTAAGCAAGGTCCTCCAAGGAGCCGAGACCCGATACTCCAAAATTGAAAAGTTCGCCCTAGCACTTGTAATGGCTGCAAGAAAGCTCATACGTTACTTTCAAGCACACTCGGTTCGAGTCCTTACCGAGCAGCCGCTCTGAAAGATCCTACACAACATCAAGTCAAGCGGCCGGATGATCAACTGGGCCGTAGAGTTAAGAGAGTTTGACATCTCATACCTCCCCAGCCTTCGGTGAAAGGTCAGGGCTTTGGCAGATTTCAGACTTGAGTGTATAATCCCAGACAGGCCGATCGAAAAGACCAAAGCTGATAAGTACACCCAGTCCGATTATCCCACCCAAGCTATCGGATTAGAAAAGCCAAAAATTGAGTTTTGGAATATGTTCTTTGATGGAGCCTCGAAAAAGTCGGGAAATGGAGCCGGTATTGTTCTTACAAGTCCCGATGGCTTTGCGATTGAGTACGCTCTTGCTCTAGACTTCGTCTCCACAAATAATGAAGCCGAGTACGAGGCCATGTTAGCCGGACTAGGTCTAGCTCAAAACCTCCTAGTGAAGAATATACGGATACATAGTGATTCTCAACTGGTGGCCAACCAACTAATCGGAGATTATGAAGCTAGGAGTGAAATGATGGGGAAGTATCTTAAGATGGTCAAAGCCTTACTCGGGCAATTTGATCACTTTGAATTCATCCATGTCCCAAGAGACCAGAACCAACAGGCCGACATTCTCTCAAAGTTGGCATCGGGGGACCTTGGAGGACATAGACCGACCAATATATACAGAGGTGTTGCAAACACCATCGATCAACATCCTTTGATAGCACCGATCATGTGCCTGCCAGATTGGATGACACCAATTCGATCTTACATCCTTGATGGGGGCCTGCCCGATGACTCGGATGAAGCTCAGAAGTTTATACGTAAATCTGTAAAGTACACAATCATCGATGGTGCTTTGTACAAGAGTTCTACGTCGGGTCCGTTCCTCAGGTGTCTCCCACGAAAGATGCCGACTATGCTCTTCGTGAAACACACGAAGGGATATGTGGACAGCACTTAGGGGGCTGATCCCTCGCTTACAAAATCCTCCGACAAGGATTTTATTGGCCCACCATCCACAAGGACGCTCTAGACTTTATCAAAAGGTGTGATCCGTGTCAAAGATTTGCATCCATTCCAAGACAGCCAGCTGAAGAAATCTCCCCGATCATGTCGCAGATCCCTTTCAACATTTGGGGAATCGATATTCTCGGCCCTGTCCCTGCCGGATTGGTTTAGAAGAAGTGGGTAGTCGTTGCCATCGATTACTTCACTAAGTGGGTAGAAGCCCAAGCACTACCTAGCATTACTGAGAAGAGAATCGAGACCTTCGTATGGGAATCGATAACATGTCGTTTGGGCTCCCACGCTTCATGATCTCGGATAATGGGAAGCAGTTCGATAGTGAGAAATTCAGGGAGTTTCTCAAAAAGTACGAGATAAAGAAAAGATTCACTTCCGTTGCACACCCATCTGCTAATGGCCAAGTCGAAGCTACAAACCGATCAATTCTGGACAGGCTCAAGAAGAAGCTCCTCGACTTGTTGAGAAAGGAATGGGTCAATGAGTTGCCAAAGGTGTTATGGGCTATCGGACTACCGCCAAGGTTGCAACCGGCGAGACTCCTTTCAAGGTTGCTTATGGAACCGATGTTGTGGTTCCAATTGAGTTCGACTCCTCTCTTTTCGCATCTAGCATTATGATCCAACTCCCAACAAAGAGGGAATCTTACTCAACCTTGACCTCATCGATGAAGTCCGAGACGATGCCGCCACGAGAATTGCCGAGCAGAAAATCTTGACTGCCAAGTTCTATAACATGCGAATCCGCGGCCGAGCCTTCAAAGTAAGAGACCTTGTCTTGAGAAATATGGAAGCATCCAAGCCGAAGGAGGCAGTTGGCAAGCTGAGCCCGAACTGGGAAGGCCCGTACTGAGTTGTACGTGTCTCTCGGCCTGGCTCTTATCACTTGGAGGAGTTGGATGGCAGAGAGCTCCCATGAAGTTGGCACGCCACCAATCTTCGTGCCTATCACACTTGAAGAAGCTTCCCAATACATTTTGGGTTGAGGAAGTCCGAGCTATATATTAACAACGACATTCTCCCTAGCAAGCCAAATAACTCCAGGTGAAATCGACATTTTCGAACCTTTTGATTGGAAAATACTAATATTTGGCCCTTAGTAGCAAATTTTTGTGTAAGCCCTGCTGTGGCACTTAAAACTTATTTACTTATTTGTCTGTGTAAGCCCCGTGAGGCAGCTATTAGTCATTTGCTTGTAAAATCTTTTTATCTTCTTTAGATGAAAACACCTACAAACTCGGCCAAAATAGACCCAACTGTCTTAGCCGAAAGGTATTCATCCTTAGGCTTTTTAGCCAATCTACGGGAAACAAGGACGGAGACCGACAAAGATGAGTTGAGGATAGTCACAAGCCGATAGCCTTCAAACTTTTCGCTCCAACACTTAAGACAAAGGTATATAACCATAGGATTGAGTCGAACTCGCTCGAAACAAATTCCTCAAACCTTAGTTGCCCTAATCTCAGTGGTAAACCTTAAAACCTTATAAAGGAATTTAAAGTCCCGATAAATGTTCGGAACCAGCCGGCCCGAGTTAACTCTCGGCTCGACTCGTTTTGTTCGGGCAACGTCGCATGTTAATTGCCTATCTAAACGAAAAGTTAGCCAAACTAACGTCTAAATGATGTAGATTTGCCTAGTTTTTGCAGGGAATAGACATTTAGCCAAGTGTGAAAATCTAAAGTCCCAAATTGAACAACAAGTCATTGGCATACCAAGGATAGCCGATCACTTCCTTTTGTTCGGACAACATCAAATGCAAGCAGTTCTCTCATAAAAAATTAGCCAAACTAACGTCTAAATGATATAGATTTGACTCGTTTTTGTGGGGCAACCATTCAAAGCTAAGTGAACAAACCTTAAGACCGAGGACACAACAAGTCATCGACCTATCGAGCATAGCTGATTACTTCATTTTGTTCGGGCAAGTATAATATACACAATGAAATTCAATGCAAAATTCACTAAGTATAGAAAATTTGGGAAAATGCAACGAGATGAATAATCCAAAGGCATGAAAACCAAATATAAACATAAAAGTTAGAAAATATTTGGTATAGTTATCCACAAATGTTTGACATAATACAACAAGGAGGCAAAGTCCGAGCGAGAGGAGAACAAAGTCGACAAGGAGGCATGTTAGCTCTTTGGAAGCTCGGGCTCAGTCCAGGGCATCAATGGTGACTTTGCTGGGGTTGGTGGAGTCTTGGCTTTTGTCGGCAGTGCTGTTATTGGCCAAGGTTCCATCACCCTCCGTCTGGCCTTGGCCTGGGCCTATCAGACCTGACTCAACCCCTCTATCGACCTCGTTCTCCCCAACGTTAATCTCAAGGTCCTAACCCTTAGAATTGGCCCCATGCTCATCGTCATTAAGCTCCCCATCCCCCTTCATGGTTTTGAAAGAGGCACGACTTCCTCCTCTTCCAAAGCTTTACGAGCCATCTTTCAAAAACTGCTCCAACAGGTTCATCTCGGGGAACTTCTCGGCCAAATCCTCCAACGCCTCTTGATAATACTTATAAGAGAATTGAAGCTCCTCTTCTTCCAAAGGTTTCCGAGCATCTTTCAGAAACTGCTCGGACTCTTTGTACTCTGGGATGGCACCGACCAAGGCTTCCTCCAAGGAGTGGATCGTCGATTACTCCGAGAGGAGCTGCCCGCTATGAAGATCGGCATTCTCCCTCAACTCTCGATTCTGCTCCTTCAGCCCGAGACTTCAAGTCGGACGTTCTTCAGCTCATCTCTAAGCTCATACCGCTCCCTGCGAACGGCTCCAAGCTGATTCCCCATCTCGAAATTATGGTCCAGGGCCTAGGAAGTAAGATAAATATAAAAAGAGATGGAGTTAGTAAATGATGAAGCTGAGAAGCAAAATGATACAGAAGACAAATGCCAAAAGATCAGTGCCAACGCCGCTTATCTCCCGATGGAGCTCGACCTCTGTCGGGGCTTCGACGCCGAAACCCGAATAGGAGTCGAACTCCCTCGGAGATAAATCATAACACCGTCCTCGACCATCAAGATAGAAGATGAATGCCGAGAGAGTAGTGTCTTCTCTGTTTACCTACCAATGGAGCTAGACTCTGCCCAAACTTCAGTGTCGAAACTCAAATATGAGTCTAATTCCCTTGGCGTAAAGCATGACACCACCCTCGACCCACAAAGGAAAAGACAAGTGTCGAGAACATGCGAAACCCTATATCCCCATGGTCTCGACCTCTGTCCGAGCTTTAGATGCCAAAACTCAAAAAGAAGTTGAACTCATAGGACAGAGGGACATAGCATCATCCTCGACTGTAATGAAAAACTATAAGTATGAAGGCTTACCATCTTGGCAAACGTACAAGAGTCGATGTAGAGCTACTTGTTGCTCTTCTGAGCGAGGAGCTCCAGATCCCCATCGGTGATGGTCTTGGTGGCAAAATCCATGGCCTTTGTCGGATCCTCCAAGATCGACGCGGTTTTGGGGAAGGGGATGCGAGGATTCTAAGAGACGGCGCCGATGTCTTTGCCCTCTTCGATTTTGTCGGCGCATTGGGCGAGGAGAGCCCGATAACAGTGGCAGCTTCCGAGGTCTCAGCAACATTGGCTTTCCTCTTGAGATTCTTCGGCCTCTCAGAATCAGATTCCTCAATCTCTCTCTCTCGACTCTTCCCCTGGTTTCTTTCCTCGTTCATCTTCAACATCCTGGATTGTATCTCCTTCGTCCTCTTAGCCTTGTCTCTCAGCCTCGTGCTATCTGCAAACAACACAAGCCGAAAAGAGTTAGACTTAGCAGATAATAAAAGGAAAAACGAACAATAAAATTACAAGTGAAGCAAAATGTATCGGACACTTGCCATGGGTAAGACAGAGCCCGACACCTTCGGGATCAAATCGAATCCTCGCTAGTCACAGGACGAAGGACCGGTAGAACCCACTTCAATCCGAAGAAATGACAAGTCGATCCGACACTTACGTGATGGATCCACCGCCATCCTTCCCATACTATGGAGGTTCTCGTCGCTCATCAGGTCGATTCGATTGCCTCCCCTTTTACCCGCCTCTTCCAAGGCTCTCAGGGCATGTTTCTTATCATCATCCAGATCGTCAAACCGAATGGGTTTGTCTCTCAGCTCTCTTCCCATAGGATCCCTCTGAACATCCGCCTATAGTCCACCGGACCCTTCATCATGCCGTAGAGACCTCGCTAATGCTGATTCACTGGCCTCTTCATAACAAGGATGATCTTCTTGGTTCCACCCCTCTTGTGGAATCCCAACCAACCCTTCCATGGCCTCTTCTCGGCCTTCCCCTTGCCTTTCGACTTCTCTGCCTCAGTCTTATCGGTCTTGGGGCTTACCTCTTCGTCTCCAGAGCTGACTAGTTGATTGTCCTCCTCATAGAAGTCAAGAAGTTTTGCTTTGCCCTTCTGAGAAGGGCCGGTGTCCAAGCCTTTCTTCTTTCTGGCCTTAAGCGCTTTCTCGTCGGATCTCCTCTTGACCTCCTGGGGCTCAAGGGGATACTCTTTCTGAATCTTCCATTGACTCTTAAACACTTTCGTGTAGGCTGGAACGCCGATCGTTACGCACTGCATCTCGAAGACACAGATCATGCCGATGGCTTTGCCGATGAACTGCTGAGGGACTGCTCCCAAATGGTTCATCAAGTCCACGAAGAAGATGGTATAAGGTACCCTCAAACCATAATCCAATTGAGTTTTGAACATGGCCATCTTGTTTTTTGGCTAGTCATAGACCCTCTCATCCTCTCCCATCAGCTCAAAGTTGTACGAGTCATCCGGAAAGCCAAAGAGATCAAGCCATTCATCCAACTGGCTCTGATTGGTAATTGTTGAGCTGATGACACTCATCTCAGTGAAGCTCATGTCGACTTCTCTATTtgggaggatctccacttcctccTCGACTTCTTGTTCATACAGTAGCTTATCATTATCCTCATTGAATTCATCGGTTTTTGACTCACAGTACGCAGGGTCATCATCGGCCTGCCTCTCATGATCCTCATACCGATCACcgatttcttcttctgaagaccaCTCATCGACATTATCGTCCGACCATGATCACTCTCGGTCTCTTTGCACTCGTCGAAGTAACTCACCTCTCGACGTCCTAAAGAAACCATCAAGTGAaaccaaaacgatatatatattttcaagaaaGACGAAGGAAGATGGGCTCGTAATTACATCAACAACAAAAAGAGAGAAAAGGTTAAAGGAATTTACCATCTTCTAAGAGTGATTGCTTCAACGATGGAGTCAATGACTTCCCCGCAATTTTAGGGTGCGTGCTCCCAGGTGCCGAGGGCATGGGAATCCTCAACTTGCCAGCGTTCGGCTTCGGTGCCTGTGAGGCCACCATGTCACGACGCTCATGTTGAGCAGAGTCGGAGGAGCTGGAGT from the Rutidosis leptorrhynchoides isolate AG116_Rl617_1_P2 unplaced genomic scaffold, CSIRO_AGI_Rlap_v1 contig339, whole genome shotgun sequence genome contains:
- the LOC139883005 gene encoding uncharacterized protein, yielding MVSQDGIEANIDKIRAIMDMAKPTDNKGVQRLTGQIAALGQFMSRSRDKCLPFFNALKRAFEWTLECREAFQELKRYLVSPPLLDKPTVGEPLFMYLTVSEVAVSVVLFKEEGGAGSLFTMPIEKTKADKYTQSDYPTQAIGLEKPKIEFWNMFFDGASKKSGNGAGIVLTSPDGFAIEYALALDFVSTNNEAEYEAMLAGLGLAQNLLVKNIRIHSDSQLVANQLIGDYEARSEMMGKYLKMVKALLGQFDHFEFIHVPRDQNQQADILSKLASGDLGGHRPTNIYRGVANTIDQHPLIAPIMCLPDWMTPIRSYILDGGLPDDSDEAQKFIRKSVKYTIIDGALYKSSTSGPFLRCLPRKMPTMLFVKHTKGYVDST